The window CGGTCAACTTTGAAAATTACTCCAAAAATTCAAGGAGCATAACGAAAACTAAGCTCCAGGTTCTCCAAGTACTCGATGTAAGTCTCCCGCTTACTCGGACTACTGAGGGTGTTACACTAAGGACTTGCTGCCCCGAGTACCTATTCGGTTTCGTCCGCACCTTCGGGTCACCAAGTTCATAAGGTGTTCCGTTTTTTCTCGGTACTTCGAGTAATTATCGAGAGTCCCTTGTTTGCTTGGACAACCAAAGTCATATGAGCACCGCTTTAACCCAAACATTTCCTTCCAAAGGAAAATTACATCAGGCTATGGCCTAACAATCTTTCTGaaagtgcttttcccacttggttaatcctacgggattcaatcctaactggTTAGCACTAGAGTTCTAAATAAGAACCATGCTACTCAACTCTACTCGAGAATACTCAGTCTCTTAAGGCACCTATGGATACAACTCTTCGTGTCTACTTCCAAAATCAAGTAGGCGCGATGCCGCCTGAACCTATGGGGTTCTCTAGATGATACTTTCTAAGTATTACTACTCGATTGATCGCAAGATCGTACAAATCAAAGGATCGCACTATCCTTTCACAGAAACAAGTACTCGACATTACACAAATTTAAACATTTGTACACAGAGTACTTGAGGCACTAGAATGCCAAACAGTTTACATAAAACTCAAGGAGATCCGGACTTGTTCAACGTCTCCACTATCTTGTCCGCTATGGTAGAGGTTTCTTCCAGATATTGACCAAACTGGTCATCACTGCAGTCAGCCTTTGCACCTTGCCCAAGTGGATCAAGTGGAGAACGTGGCCAATAGGACATCACCAACCCGAGTACCTGTCTCACGTACTgtcgggtggttgtggagacgtACCTCTCAAAGCTTTCAGGTACTTTTAggtttgaatttgagtataggttCACAATACTATCAAGGGGGACACATTTGAATGAATTTTAGGTTGTCAAAATGCTTCATTTCAGATGACATTCTTGAGAGTCACACACTTCACTCACAAAACACTATGCACAAAGTTTCTGcacagggtcggatgatccggggTTACctcggatgatccggccaaaTAGTGAAGTTCAGCACTGAGTAAGTTCGTATGATCCGGCCTTTAGCACGGATGATCCGGCCTTtagcccggatgatccggccttagcccggatgatccggacctgatGTTTTGTGACCGCCTGGAAAGGCCAGGCCGAATGATCCGGCcctacaccggatgatccggacctgggaAATTCAAGTGTGTTTTTAGCCTATTCTGTCACTACCCCGGATGATCCGAGGTTACTCCCGATGATTTGGGAACCACCAAAAAACACACAACGGTCACTTTCGGGGGTGGAagtatatataccccttcacCCTCTTCAtttgctcctctctctctctctctctctctctctctctctctctctctctctctctctctcccgacAAACCACGCCTCCCTAGCATTCAATACTTCACTTCTCTCCATCctagagcttgattcttgcaaggAAACACCTTGGGATTGAGAGGAAGTGAGATTTGAGGTGTGATTTGAGAGCACTCCGTGAGCTAGCACTTGTTCATCTCAAGAAGCACTTGAAGCAACCTTTGATTCGCtgattcgcatttgttactcttagaGCTTGGCTCCTAGACGGTTAGAGGTGCCGGTGAGCTTCCATTCCTTTGTGGTTGAGCCCCGAAAGTTTGTGTTACCCCGTCCTTCATGGACATTTGATAGTGAGAAACTCAATCCTCCTACGTGGTTGATTGAGTGAGGGAAAGGGTTATAGGAAAACCCTGCTCTTTGTGAGCACCTCAATGGAGACGTAGCTCCTTTGTGGAGTTAACTTTGGGTTAAATCTTGTGTCTCCTTTATTTATTGTTGTTCTTATTATTCTTGAGTTATTCTTGACTTGATCTACTTGTTAGTTGCATTCCTCTTGTGCTAATCTGGTTCACAGGCTTAGCTACTTCATTTGTCAACTTTGTATTCAaagggattcgtcaaaagctaAGTAGATTTTAAATCTAGTGCAAGATTCTTTCTCtctgtcggatcatccgaccctacgccggatcatccggacttgAGAAGGACCGGAAGATCCGACATAGGGCTGGATCATCCGGACCTGACGATTTTCTGCCAAGTTTTTCAGGAAATTTTTAAACAGgcctattcacccctccccccctcctctaggcctagtgtcgatcctttcaattggtattagaGCAAGGTCCCTTGATTTAGGCTTAACCGCTAAGGGATATCGATGTCTCAAAGCAGGGATGGCACCGACGCAAACATTGTCATTGCGCAAGATGTGGTAACCGTTCCGCCGGTTGTCAACGTCGGAGCTACCGGAAGCTCCTACAACCCCTTCTCCAGAAGCCGGTGTCCCTCCATCCATGATGCGGCATCAAGCGATGAATCAAGCTCAAATGAAGATGAAGGGGAGATGTCGGatgcaaggagaagaagaaaagaggagATGAAAGAAAAAATTGAGAAGAAGGCAAGAAAGTTGACGAAGCAAAGAATCAAGGAAGAGAAGGAGAAACACCCCTTCTTCGGCATGCATCAAGTGCCTCATAACTACGAACAACAAGCGTATTCCTCTTCTCAATTTCAATCCATCCACTTGGGTCGTGCTCCGTACTTTGATGGTATGGATTACCCCAAGTGGGCCTTTGGTATGAAAATGCACCTCTACGGGCTTCACCCTTTGGTATGGGAGGTTGTGTGTAGGTGTGACTCCACCCGTTAACGATGTGCCTACGGCTGAACAAGCACAAGAATACTTCCGCAATGTGCAAGCCATAAGAGTCATCACCGGCTCACTTTGTATCCAAGAATTCAACAAGGTCCGCAATGTTGAGATTACCAAGAAGATTTGGGACACATTGAAGGAAGCTCATAAGGGCACGGATCAAGTTCGTGAAGGCAAGATGGATTTGTTGCAAGGAGAACTTGAGCACTTTGTCATGAATGGTGATGAAACCGTGACTCAAATGTATGAGAGGCTCATGGTTCTAGTTTCGGATATTGCCGCTCTTGGAAGCACCGAGTGGGATGATCATAAGGTCACAAAGAAGTTGCTTAGAGCATTTACTCCAAGAAATCCCACACTTGCAACAATGATTTGAAGAGATCCTAAGGTcaagaccaagacaccaaatcaACTTCTTGGTGAGATTCTTCATCAAGAATTGGTTGAGAGAGATGTGGCAAAGTCTCTTAGCCACAAAATGACCAAGATTGTTGCACTCAATACAACTCTAAGCATCCCGATTGAGTCAAGTTCCAAAGCCATCAAGCCAACAAAAGAAGAGTCAAGTGACGGAGGATCAACCGATGAAGAAATGGCTCTTGTCATGAGGAACTTCAAGAAGTTCATGAAGAGAAATTCCACAAGAAGGATGGCTATGACaagaagaagccaaatcataGAAGATGATATGAGTGCAAGGAGTTGGGGCATTACATTGCCGATTGCCCTAGACTCAAGAACAAGGAAAATGAAGAGAAGAAATACAAGGAGAAAAGCAAGGACTTCAAGAAAAGATATCAAGGTCGTGCTCATATTGGTGAAGAGTGGGAGTCAAGCCATGAAGAATCCGACAAGGAAGGTGTGGCATCACTTGCCATAACCAAGAACACAAGACGACTCTTCAACAACATCTTCGATGATGAGGATGACACTCACTTTTGTCTCATGGCAAGAGGCAACAAGGTACAAGCAACATCCTCCTCCACTTCTCATCCATCCTCCACATCAAGTAGTGTAGaaaatgattttgatgatgaagaaaaACAACATGAAGCTTATATGATCAAAGAATTTGGTAAGAAAggatttaaagaaattaaaaagctTATGAAGAAattggagaaaaagaaagagacacTCGATAGGCAAGAAGACTTGCTCATCCAAGAAAAGGAGAGAAACCTTGCCTTAGAGAAGTTCCTTGCCGAGGAAAGAGCTAAAGTAGAGAAATTATCCATTGACTTGTCTTTGGCTAATGACTCTAATAAGAGGTTGATGAAGGAGAACACATTGGCTAGTGATTCTCTAGCTTCCCTTAAGGTCACTAATGGTGAACTTTAAAATAGCTTATCAAGCTTGACTGTCAAATACAAAGACCTTGAAGTAAACCATAATGCCCTTTGGGAAAGCACAAAAACCCATTCCAAGGCAATAATGTCTCCACAAGTGAAGGTTGTTCTAAATGCTATAAATTTGATATACAAGCTTGTGTTGCTAACATTGCAAAGCTAGAGGAGTTGGTCAAAGCCAAAGATCTTGAAATCAAGAGGCTCAACATGATAGTCAAGAATGGCTATGAAGGTAATGTGAAGCCCAAGCCCAAGGTCATCTACAAGGATGGTAGATATCCTACCATAAAGGACGGGCTTGGCCACTATAAGGGAGCAAAGGTAAATGAGAGAAAGGTGGTCAAGGGCAAGGAAGTCCTTTCCTTCACCAAGGGTAGTAACCTTGGTGAATTAATGAACATAGCACATGGAGTGACACCTTTGATCTCCACCTTGAACAAGAAGAAAGTAGAAGCTCCCATCAAGTACAAGAGCACCATGCATGAGCCTTCACCAAGCTACACTTCGGATTACATGGTGACTATGGATCACAATGGCAAAATCGTAGTCAAGTATGTTGGG is drawn from Panicum virgatum strain AP13 chromosome 1N, P.virgatum_v5, whole genome shotgun sequence and contains these coding sequences:
- the LOC120653440 gene encoding eukaryotic translation initiation factor 5B-like, translated to MTKIVALNTTLSIPIESSSKAIKPTKEESSDGGSTDEEMALVMRNFKKLKNKENEEKKYKEKSKDFKKRYQGRAHIGEEWESSHEESDKEGVASLAITKNTRRLFNNIFDDEDDTHFCLMARGNKVQATSSSTSHPSSTSSSVENDFDDEEKQHEAYMIKEFGKKGFKEIKKLMKKLEKKKETLDRQEDLLIQEKERNLALEKFLAEERAKVEKLSIDLSLANDSNKRLMKENTLASDSLASLKVTNACVANIAKLEELVKAKDLEIKRLNMIVKNGYEGNVKPKPKVIYKDGRYPTIKDGLGHYKGAKVNERKVVKGKEVLSFTKGSNLGELMNIAHGVTPLISTLNKKKVEAPIKYKSTMHEPSPSYTSDYMNSQEIREHRRYMDEELLKLERWQKEIMAKVDLPYSPVREPRDFPTPPKIYNPWDDYVSQENLFDDVELDYGDQEMPGPTHDEEEEEEGDDEETESGGDDDSDGDDDDDDE